One Comamonas endophytica DNA window includes the following coding sequences:
- a CDS encoding sugar dehydrogenase complex small subunit: MPGEPGIRVTTLARSAPSCNAIPRKRLQRCPKETRIAPVARVAAAQRNETACHGNSSLSLDLAAPSMSSPDSLSRRQALLGAAAAVLTAYAGPLQTSALAGSGAAAPGALAPAAAAGTSSFMSLSQLLVNHGLNAAAGAKMEAYASQHFADFAGNSAAILQLAQERKATAVEDFYDDIPEGPQRELAQWIIFAWYSGMAGPGKKDAMFTYEHALTYQVTRDVVPIPSYGFTAPNAWQQLDNAPLLPIPQF, encoded by the coding sequence ATGCCTGGCGAACCCGGCATTAGGGTAACCACTCTGGCGCGCTCCGCGCCCTCATGCAATGCAATACCGCGCAAACGACTCCAGCGGTGCCCAAAAGAAACTAGAATCGCTCCGGTTGCCCGGGTGGCAGCGGCACAGCGCAACGAAACGGCCTGCCACGGCAATTCTTCCCTTTCTCTCGATCTAGCGGCTCCCTCGATGTCTTCCCCCGATTCCCTTTCCCGCCGGCAAGCCTTGCTCGGTGCGGCGGCAGCCGTGCTGACCGCCTATGCAGGCCCCTTGCAAACTTCGGCCCTGGCCGGCAGCGGCGCCGCGGCGCCCGGCGCGCTGGCGCCTGCAGCGGCAGCAGGCACCTCGTCCTTCATGAGCCTGTCGCAGCTGCTGGTCAACCACGGCCTGAACGCGGCAGCAGGCGCCAAGATGGAGGCTTACGCAAGCCAGCACTTCGCCGATTTCGCCGGCAACTCCGCCGCCATCCTGCAACTCGCGCAGGAGCGCAAGGCGACGGCAGTGGAAGATTTCTACGACGACATTCCCGAGGGACCGCAGCGCGAACTCGCGCAGTGGATCATCTTTGCCTGGTACAGCGGCATGGCCGGCCCGGGTAAGAAGGACGCCATGTTCACCTACGAGCATGCGCTGACGTACCAGGTCACCCGCGACGTGGTGCCCATTCCCTCCTACGGCTTCA